In Labilibaculum sp. DW002, one DNA window encodes the following:
- a CDS encoding efflux RND transporter permease subunit: MVRFLLSRPIAVTMTFIAILLLGVVSIGLLPVSLMPDISIPEVTVQMNYKNSSARVLENSVVAPVRRQLMQVAHLEDIYSETRDGSGIIHLKLAYGSDINLAYIEINEKIDRAMSSLPRDMSRPKVIKASASDLPVFHLNLSLKQDGNEQKFMELSEFADAVIRKRIEQMPKVAMVDLTGRSFQEILIVPNESQMKSLGFTLKDLETLIQENNIDFGNLSIRDGYYQYSIRFSSRLRNKQDIEALYLKAEDRVIQLKDLAQVKIIAQPRKGLALINGQEGISLALIKQSDARLQEMEEELKEMVGVFEKDYPEIAFEISQDQTRLLDYSINNLKQSLLWGAGLAFLIMFFFLKDFKAPWLIGVSIPASLLISLLFFHIVGLSLNIISLSGLVLGIGMMIDNSIIVIDNIAQYRARGENLLNACVKGTNEVIRPLLSSVLTTCAVFIPMIFISGIAGAMFYDQAMAVTIGLFVSLLVSISILPVYYRLFYLKQRSGRMDRFVSKISGLDYENLYEKGLRLVFRNQLVSCVFFFMFIVVGVVLISKMEKTRLPKVEQHELMLQIDWNARIHVDENKKRVKELLALVADSLQQSTALVGKQQYLLNKEQEFSSSESRLYLNVENEKQTHEVENVLRNYLGEKYSSARIQFYPPPNLFEQIFGSNEAPLVARLSVQKNEETQQVALLKSLEKDFRMYFPDQLEMSQSMQKQLQLTIDPVQLLSYNLEPDVVYQKLRTAFNDNQLAVIKENQSFVPIVLGEGQKQISDILAQTFVQNSEGDDYSMSQLIREESRSSLKSIIAGKEGEYLPFNIDIKESELLSSQNRIREIGRKYPGANLSFLGSVFSNKVLIKQLGLVLVISLLLLYFILAAQFESLSQPLIVLLEVPIDVGGALFLLWLFGGSLNLMSLIGIIVMSGIIINDSILKIDTINRLRKEEGYGLIRAISMGGQRRLKPILMTSLTTILALMPFLFTNGLGADLQKPLAITVIGGMGIGTIVSLYFVPLCYYYLNKRK, translated from the coding sequence ATGGTTCGATTCCTACTTTCCCGCCCCATTGCTGTTACAATGACCTTTATTGCCATTCTCTTGTTGGGGGTGGTATCTATTGGGCTATTGCCAGTGTCCTTAATGCCTGATATTTCGATACCGGAAGTCACGGTACAGATGAATTATAAGAATTCATCAGCCCGCGTACTCGAAAATTCGGTTGTAGCTCCCGTCCGTCGGCAATTGATGCAAGTGGCTCATCTCGAGGATATATATAGTGAAACCCGTGATGGAAGTGGAATAATTCATTTGAAATTAGCCTACGGAAGTGATATTAATTTAGCCTACATCGAGATAAACGAGAAAATTGATCGGGCCATGTCTTCCCTGCCAAGGGATATGTCACGACCTAAAGTGATCAAGGCCAGTGCAAGCGATCTGCCGGTATTTCATCTTAATTTGAGTTTAAAGCAAGATGGCAATGAGCAAAAATTTATGGAACTGAGTGAATTTGCCGATGCTGTAATTCGAAAGAGAATAGAGCAAATGCCCAAGGTGGCTATGGTTGATTTAACAGGACGTAGTTTTCAGGAAATATTAATTGTACCCAATGAATCACAGATGAAATCATTGGGATTTACCTTGAAAGATCTGGAGACACTTATTCAAGAGAATAACATCGATTTTGGAAATTTAAGTATTCGTGATGGCTACTATCAGTACAGCATTCGTTTTTCGTCTCGTTTGAGAAACAAACAGGATATTGAAGCACTTTACTTGAAGGCCGAAGATCGGGTGATTCAATTGAAAGATTTGGCTCAGGTAAAAATTATTGCTCAGCCTCGAAAAGGACTTGCCTTAATTAATGGTCAAGAAGGTATTTCATTGGCCCTAATTAAACAATCTGATGCTCGCCTTCAGGAAATGGAGGAGGAGCTAAAAGAGATGGTTGGGGTTTTTGAGAAAGATTATCCTGAGATTGCTTTTGAAATCTCTCAAGATCAGACCCGATTGTTAGATTATTCAATTAATAATTTGAAACAGAGTTTGTTGTGGGGAGCAGGCTTGGCTTTTTTAATTATGTTCTTTTTTCTGAAAGACTTTAAAGCACCCTGGCTTATTGGTGTATCCATTCCGGCCTCTTTACTTATTTCTCTTTTGTTTTTCCATATTGTAGGCTTGTCATTAAATATCATTTCATTATCGGGTTTGGTATTGGGTATTGGAATGATGATTGACAATTCAATTATTGTAATTGATAATATTGCTCAATATAGAGCAAGGGGAGAAAACCTGTTAAATGCTTGTGTTAAGGGTACCAATGAAGTGATTCGACCACTTTTGAGTTCTGTTTTAACTACTTGTGCGGTATTCATTCCCATGATTTTTATTTCGGGAATTGCAGGAGCTATGTTTTACGATCAGGCTATGGCTGTAACCATTGGTTTGTTTGTTTCACTTTTGGTTTCAATTAGTATACTGCCAGTGTATTACCGTCTATTTTATCTGAAACAAAGAAGTGGAAGAATGGATCGCTTTGTTTCAAAAATTAGTGGTCTCGATTATGAGAATCTTTACGAAAAAGGCCTTCGTTTGGTATTTCGAAATCAGTTGGTTTCTTGTGTATTCTTTTTTATGTTTATTGTTGTTGGGGTGGTTTTGATTTCTAAAATGGAGAAAACTCGATTGCCAAAGGTTGAGCAACATGAATTGATGTTGCAGATAGATTGGAATGCCCGAATTCATGTCGATGAGAATAAAAAACGTGTGAAGGAATTACTTGCCTTGGTGGCAGATTCTCTTCAACAGTCAACAGCCTTAGTTGGTAAACAACAATACCTGTTAAACAAAGAACAAGAATTTTCCAGTTCTGAAAGTAGATTGTATTTGAATGTAGAAAATGAAAAACAGACGCATGAGGTGGAAAATGTGTTGCGTAATTATTTGGGAGAGAAATATTCTTCTGCCAGAATTCAATTTTATCCCCCTCCGAATTTATTTGAGCAAATTTTTGGTAGTAATGAAGCTCCTTTGGTTGCCAGACTTAGTGTACAAAAGAATGAGGAAACTCAACAAGTAGCCTTATTGAAATCATTAGAAAAAGATTTCCGAATGTATTTTCCGGATCAATTGGAGATGTCGCAAAGTATGCAGAAGCAATTGCAATTAACCATTGATCCTGTTCAGTTGCTAAGTTATAACCTGGAGCCAGATGTGGTATATCAAAAGTTGCGAACAGCTTTTAACGACAATCAGTTGGCTGTGATTAAGGAGAACCAGAGTTTTGTGCCAATTGTTTTAGGTGAGGGACAAAAGCAGATTTCTGATATTTTGGCACAGACCTTTGTTCAGAATTCCGAAGGAGATGATTATTCTATGAGTCAATTAATCAGAGAGGAATCTCGTAGTAGCTTGAAAAGTATTATTGCTGGGAAAGAAGGGGAATATCTCCCATTTAATATTGATATAAAGGAATCGGAATTGTTATCTTCTCAAAATAGGATTCGAGAAATAGGAAGAAAGTATCCAGGTGCTAATTTATCCTTTTTGGGAAGTGTTTTCTCAAATAAGGTGTTAATAAAACAACTGGGTCTTGTATTGGTAATTTCTCTACTACTGCTTTACTTTATTTTGGCTGCACAATTTGAATCATTAAGTCAGCCACTAATTGTATTGTTAGAGGTACCAATAGATGTTGGAGGTGCTTTGTTCCTTTTGTGGCTGTTTGGAGGTAGCTTAAATTTGATGTCTCTAATTGGAATTATCGTGATGTCAGGAATCATTATTAATGATTCTATTCTGAAAATTGATACGATTAATCGTCTTCGCAAAGAGGAGGGGTATGGATTGATTCGTGCTATTAGTATGGGCGGACAGCGAAGATTAAAGCCCATTTTAATGACTTCCTTAACTACGATATTGGCTTTGATGCCCTTTCTTTTTACAAATGGTTTGGGGGCCGATTTGCAAAAACCTTTGGCTATAACAGTTATTGGAGGCATGGGAATTGGAACCATAGTTAGTTTATATTTTGTTCCCCTTTGTTACTATTATTTGAATAAGAGAAAATAA
- a CDS encoding BF3164 family lipoprotein translates to MFKKIGHDKDLFGDPTNLRISDSLLFVLDPDSRNFIKLISLNNLSLIKDLCLKGRGPEEYGMICRFELLEPRKIGFYDDLNTTYYEADIKSNQYNLKTTLNRNLKIEKERVANTVRVNDCFVSSGLFQNKGRLLISSMDSIGLCEYVDDYPIDDYPKMSTMNKGMAYQTHFTNSINGYFTGYTLASGEIFFYSKNGNGIVTENAYQLFTPNFTPNSNFGYGVVFAKESCTGFLDVVSKDDFIYALYSGRTRKEFGMEAYMGNKIFIFTHSGVPVEYYELDVDIRTFDVDENGTIYALTINPYPQLVKFPTK, encoded by the coding sequence ATTTTCAAAAAAATAGGGCATGATAAAGATTTATTTGGAGACCCAACTAATTTGAGAATCTCGGATTCTTTACTATTTGTTTTAGATCCCGATTCTCGTAATTTTATTAAGTTAATTAGTTTGAATAATTTATCCTTAATTAAAGATTTATGCTTAAAAGGTAGAGGTCCAGAAGAATACGGGATGATATGTCGGTTTGAATTATTAGAACCTAGGAAGATTGGTTTTTATGATGATTTAAATACTACTTACTATGAGGCAGATATAAAATCTAATCAATATAATCTGAAAACAACTTTGAACAGAAACCTTAAAATTGAAAAAGAACGTGTTGCAAATACTGTGCGTGTAAATGATTGTTTTGTAAGTTCAGGATTGTTTCAAAATAAAGGAAGATTATTAATAAGTTCAATGGATAGTATTGGTTTATGTGAGTATGTTGACGATTATCCGATTGATGATTATCCAAAAATGTCGACAATGAATAAAGGAATGGCTTATCAGACACATTTCACCAATAGTATTAATGGTTATTTTACAGGATATACATTAGCTTCTGGTGAGATATTTTTTTATTCTAAAAATGGGAATGGTATTGTAACGGAAAATGCTTACCAATTATTTACACCAAATTTTACACCTAATTCAAATTTCGGTTATGGTGTTGTTTTTGCTAAGGAATCCTGTACAGGTTTTTTAGATGTTGTAAGTAAGGATGATTTTATTTATGCATTATACTCAGGACGTACTCGTAAGGAATTTGGAATGGAAGCGTATATGGGGAATAAAATATTCATTTTCACACATTCAGGAGTACCTGTTGAGTACTATGAACTTGATGTGGATATTAGAACTTTTGATGTTGATGAAAATGGGACTATATATGCTTTGACAATAAATCCTTACCCACAATTGGTAAAATTCCCTACAAAATGA
- a CDS encoding TolC family protein: protein MSLISVQAQKQNLTLNQVLDRAQSNSLDAFLQKNTYLASRWEYKAYVADGLPSLSLTMNPFNYNRSFTERYNSVTELDEYKEQQSLYSYANMTLSQNIKLTGGTIYIDSDLGRLESFGASSSKSYSSTFVRVGLSQPLFGFNEFKWESKLEPLKFEIAKKEYLLNLQNVNVTAVGLFFDQVLAQLNVEMDSSNQVNAFALYEMGKKRFKIAAIRQNDLLNLELNVLKAKTSLAKSLKELQQTKFDLNVFLDYNENESKYLVLPDAVPEFIIDVNMALELAFKNHLLLLEEQQNIWEADMEVDEAKKARRFQADLVVSYGLNQESETFKNAYQDPINQQKVQLSLEIPLLDWGKRKGTYKMAQSDREVIRLSSKQKRIDFKQDVSRKVIDFNLQRELVYNAQRADEIAGKSYRVTLELFKEGKASVLQLDDALNKHDESRVQYITSLKNYWEYYYTIQMLTFYDFRSGKLLEAEFNF from the coding sequence ATGAGTCTTATATCAGTACAAGCTCAAAAACAAAATCTTACTTTAAATCAAGTATTGGATAGAGCTCAAAGTAATTCTTTAGATGCCTTTCTTCAAAAAAACACCTATTTGGCTAGCCGATGGGAATACAAGGCTTATGTGGCCGATGGTTTACCCAGTTTAAGTTTAACTATGAATCCTTTTAATTACAATCGATCTTTTACGGAGAGGTATAATTCGGTAACCGAATTGGATGAATATAAAGAACAGCAATCTTTGTATTCTTATGCAAACATGACTTTATCACAAAATATTAAACTCACTGGCGGTACTATCTATATCGATTCTGATTTGGGGCGATTGGAGAGTTTTGGTGCGAGTAGCAGTAAAAGTTATAGTTCTACTTTTGTTCGGGTGGGTTTATCTCAACCCTTGTTTGGTTTTAATGAATTTAAATGGGAGAGCAAGCTGGAACCTTTAAAGTTTGAGATTGCAAAAAAAGAATATTTGCTCAATTTACAAAATGTGAATGTAACAGCCGTTGGATTATTTTTTGATCAGGTTCTGGCTCAGTTAAACGTTGAGATGGATAGTTCTAATCAGGTTAATGCATTTGCCTTATACGAAATGGGGAAAAAGAGGTTTAAGATTGCCGCAATCAGACAAAATGACTTATTAAACCTGGAATTGAATGTTCTAAAAGCAAAAACAAGTCTGGCAAAGTCATTAAAAGAATTGCAACAAACAAAGTTTGATTTGAATGTATTTCTGGATTATAATGAAAATGAATCTAAGTATTTGGTTTTGCCTGATGCTGTTCCTGAATTCATTATAGATGTTAATATGGCACTTGAGTTGGCTTTTAAAAATCATCTTCTTTTACTGGAAGAACAGCAAAACATATGGGAAGCTGATATGGAAGTGGATGAGGCAAAAAAAGCTCGTCGTTTTCAAGCCGATCTTGTGGTAAGCTATGGTTTGAATCAAGAATCTGAAACATTCAAGAATGCTTATCAAGACCCTATAAATCAGCAAAAAGTACAGCTAAGTTTAGAGATTCCTCTTTTGGATTGGGGAAAGCGGAAGGGGACTTATAAAATGGCACAAAGTGATCGGGAGGTAATTCGTTTGTCTTCAAAACAAAAACGGATTGATTTTAAGCAAGATGTGAGCCGTAAAGTTATCGATTTTAACCTTCAGAGGGAATTGGTTTACAACGCTCAAAGAGCCGATGAAATTGCCGGTAAATCTTATCGGGTTACTCTGGAACTTTTTAAAGAAGGGAAAGCTAGTGTTTTGCAATTGGATGATGCTTTAAATAAACATGATGAATCCAGAGTGCAATACATTACGAGTTTAAAAAATTATTGGGAATATTATTATACCATTCAGATGTTAACATTCTACGATTTTAGATCAGGAAAACTCTTAGAAGCAGAATTTAATTTCTAG